In Amyelois transitella isolate CPQ chromosome 13, ilAmyTran1.1, whole genome shotgun sequence, a genomic segment contains:
- the LOC132902396 gene encoding exonuclease GOR-like: protein MKVQNFCEQYYGSLCQEEGAISTADNASTADRWQQIKNDMSASPWPPSPPSAQTILMEELTAALQPHLLSRTQMWELGYPVEIEPNSTKAVMYMNAPPPRPTIFTSWNVNAPEFMPGSETNSGVISTGSTPRLDSEKATEEVEHLCVRCCKVFHMTRDGEYLTQGFCSYHWGRAADGYYACCNEGFGSKGCALSIFHVWNGTNPGMNGPLEGYVRPRSPRGGVYAIDTEMCYTTAGLELASVAVVDVNGQLVYQTYVRPSSSILCYNTRFSGIRPRNLQHATKTLRDVQNDLLEFVGTDTILVGHALENDFKVLKLLHTAVVDTCAMYPHARGLPMRRSLRVLSEELLGRKIQQSSAGHSALEDARAVMDIILLKVKEDRAFTEHHLISNQLHEFQPYTPYPLVSVA from the coding sequence ATGAAAGTGCAAAACTTTTGTGAGCAATATTACGGTTCGTTATGTCAAGAGGAGGGTGCCATATCGACAGCAGACAACGCCAGCACCGCAGACCGTTGGCAACAGATCAAGAATGATATGTCGGCGTCGCCGTGGCCGCCTTCACCGCCGTCTGCGCAGACCATCTTAATGGAGGAACTAACAGCAGCCCTACAACCCCATCTGCTTTCGCGTACACAGATGTGGGAGCTTGGTTACCCCGTAGAAATCGAGCCAAACTCTACAAAAGCTGTGATGTACATGAATGCGCCGCCGCCACGACCTACAATATTCACCTCCTGGAATGTGAATGCGCCTGAATTTATGCCCGGTTCGGAAACTAACAGTGGCGTAATTTCAACGGGATCTACTCCGCGCTTGGACAGTGAAAAAGCAACTGAAGAAGTGGAACATTTATGTGTTCGCTGTTGTAAAGTGTTTCATATGACCCGTGACGGTGAATATTTAACCCAGGGCTTCTGCTCCTATCATTGGGGTCGTGCAGCGGATGGATATTACGCTTGTTGCAACGAAGGTTTTGGTTCCAAAGGTTGCGCTTTAAGCATTTTTCATGTATGGAACGGAACTAATCCTGGTATGAATGGACCACTCGAAGGATATGTTCGGCCACGCTCGCCCCGCGGAGGGGTGTATGCAATAGACACAGAGATGTGTTATACAACCGCAGGACTGGAGTTAGCTAGTGTGGCGGTCGTAGATGTAAATGGCCAACTTGTGTACCAAACTTATGTGAGACCAAGTTCGTCTATACTGTGTTATAACACTAGATTCTCGGGCATCAGGCCGCGCAACTTGCAGCACGCGACCAAGACACTGCGAGATGTACAGAATGATCTTCTTGAATTTGTTGGCACGGATACGATATTGGTTGGACATGCCCTGGAGAATGACTTCAAAGTGTTGAAATTATTGCATACAGCAGTCGTTGATACCTGTGCGATGTATCCCCATGCTAGAGGATTGCCGATGCGTCGCTCTCTGCGTGTTCTTTCTGAAGAATTATTAGGACGAAAAATACAGCAAAGCAGTGCGGGCCATTCCGCTTTAGAAGATGCTCGTGCAGTTATGGACATAATATTGCTGAAAGTGAAAGAAGACCGAGCGTTCACTGAGCACCATCTGATCTCGAATCAGTTACATGAGTTCCAACCATATACACCGTACCCTTTAGTCAGTGTCGCCTAA
- the LOC106134362 gene encoding exonuclease GOR, with protein sequence MKMQHFCEQYYGSLCQEEGAISTADNASTADRWQQIKNDMSASPWPPSPPSAQTILMEELTAALQPHLLSRTQMWELGYPVEIEPNSTKAVMYMNAPPPRPTIFTSWNVNAPEFIPGSETNSGVISTGSTPRLDSEKATEEVEHLCVRCRKVFHMTRDGEYLTQGFCSYHWGRAADGYYACCNEGFGSKGCALSIFHVWNGTNPGMNGPLEGYVRPRSHRGGVYAIDTEMCYTTAGLELASVAVVDVNGQLVYQTYVRPSSSILCYNTRFSGIRPRNLQHATKTLRDVQNDLLEFVGTDTILVGHALENDFKVLKLLHTAVVDTCAMYPHARGLPMRRSLRVLSEEYLGRKIQQSSAGHSALEDARAVMDLILLKVKEDRAFTEHHLISNQLHEFQPYTPYLLVSVA encoded by the coding sequence ATGAAAATGCAACACTTTTGTGAGCAATATTACGGTTCGTTATGTCAAGAGGAGGGTGCCATATCGACAGCAGACAACGCCAGCACCGCAGACCGTTGGCAACAGATCAAGAATGATATGTCGGCGTCGCCGTGGCCGCCTTCACCGCCGTCTGCGCAGACCATCTTAATGGAGGAACTAACAGCAGCCCTACAACCCCATCTGCTTTCGCGTACACAGATGTGGGAGCTTGGTTACCCCGTAGAAATCGAGCCAAACTCTACAAAAGCTGTGATGTACATGAATGCGCCGCCGCCACGACCTACAATATTCACCTCCTGGAATGTGAATGCGCCTGAATTTATACCTGGTTCGGAAACTAACAGTGGCGTAATTTCAACGGGATCTACTCCGCGCTTGGACAGTGAAAAAGCAACTGAAGAAGTGGAACATTTATGTGTTCGCTGTCGTAAAGTGTTTCATATGACCCGTGACGGTGAATATTTAACCCAGGGCTTCTGCTCCTATCATTGGGGTCGTGCAGCGGATGGATATTACGCTTGCTGCAACGAAGGTTTTGGTTCCAAAGGTTGCGCTTTAAGCATTTTTCATGTATGGAACGGAACTAATCCTGGTATGAATGGACCACTCGAAGGATATGTTCGGCCACGCTCGCACCGCGGAGGGGTGTATGCAATAGACACAGAGATGTGTTATACAACCGCAGGACTGGAGTTAGCTAGTGTGGCGGTCGTAGATGTAAATGGCCAACTTGTGTACCAAACTTATGTGAGACCAAGTTCGTCTATACTGTGTTATAACACTAGATTCTCGGGCATCAGGCCGCGCAACTTGCAGCACGCGACCAAGACACTGCGAGATGTACAGAATGATCTTCTTGAATTTGTTGGCACGGATACGATATTGGTTGGACATGCCCTGGAGAATGATTTCAAAGTGTTGAAATTATTGCATACAGCAGTCGTTGATACCTGTGCGATGTATCCCCATGCTAGAGGATTGCCGATGCGTCGCTCTCTGCGTGTTCTTTCTGAAGAATATTTGGGACGAAAAATACAGCAAAGCAGTGCGGGCCATTCCGCTTTAGAAGATGCTCGTGCAGTTATGGATTTAATATTGCTGAAAGTGAAAGAAGACCGAGCGTTCACTGAGCACCATCTGATCTCGAATCAGTTACATGAGTTCCAACCATATACACCGTACCTTTTAGTCAGTGTCGCCTAA